In a genomic window of Zerene cesonia ecotype Mississippi chromosome Z, Zerene_cesonia_1.1, whole genome shotgun sequence:
- the LOC119835539 gene encoding uncharacterized protein LOC119835539 isoform X3 produces MSTGDDGVSSGINGRLRPRKSYISSLQTIKTTRRLDTKTQEKSKRVTTPSKSLLNKPDDLSKKSDCTSVIDFLCPYCDKSFVSKQAASKHARRIHFSTSKQDAFINCLYCNQTEAEPNEIVRHMIDSHPNQYFACLDCHTRFPSTTELAEHKLNVCERQKLPYRSKLRKKSNRTNKKSHNIERQVVIREEDRHGYNGIVISCELKPTHVHDAADIEDNITTNLILPPSKNLANKVIDKNAVIVLDDLQWNKRISHNFSFHNTDADQILSRLGVVHRSPRTGESTRKDWFKAIDDASQKFERCFDTSFYSKVASNVQENLSKFLDGSFNFNPDPNHTIKTRKAKNSVPINTVEGFPILLSCEQYSRNLFDGYMPRAIAPKHKWKWDSLENEKNPFSADIIKRDSHINNCIVTLVSSLDIWTQLCMRRKFEEKFKITPVEKKTEKRNTIGKELKEILESRQLPTSTSHVSRSFASDAPTPVRDGLDFPSFLGLTPTVPKYEAQPAVLSGEWVRPRCYVCCACGAQTRDPRALSTHISTEHPNAQVQHYEIAGELLLNADILKHLYVPPSPVHNRTRPLRGYRECTKCNKSITLEDLHQHMLDCAGDMPAVRRRCRYRQFGVRKRRSRIPDNRIRKKIRKEIQRQNGRPRPKIRTEVGDAETIRKMLADLPAKRQRVMINPLNSSLRPRRKIVKQRNQLTLKRRSTEEPKNRKINPNTASNGSERPENNDPNKINKEENRSLKTSIKRVQNQVSRRSEIINKKKLTKTRRKTVRVTQITENIEHETDVPPNETQSIESSSNKVQIEQLSIQNMPNKVDVNTGPYNTREQANRSNNNGSNNRDNQNPERNDHNGNSRDQGAPPQNIPLKHSIARLTADYDTQDKAVQFHHLFLVQQECNNVTQHVPSGQPVLFENSTVATKLDKPPLNINQKDEPLDNQNAQKGKSSKPRKGLNDCIAMLKNKLVEPNDRIISTAPNVSIQCRIDEPMKPPQQVHKTTVNSNRIDITIQCPDTESSGTDTIITPRRRQSINEKSIEEQIANLPTIGEYIKQNPDLLIKHKVYESLNCDVQSIESRSQITSTKVFTSPNTRQSKPPKDIQTAPINTPKSTKQGQVRDNIVGNVMKTKQPIKDGVEPYTCSLEGRSNESSRSQTAPMPQSKHSIDSSLKAKTPVVLANVNSDNNKEKKVHYDKQNISNTVAGLHKSQDVNQKTDVTNLPSEKTKSKKDSTGVIPPAHSNTGVESVLTAPLDLSGKQYANDVTAHCSKQNITYDTRACENYETLDLSNKQVLHKENIVAAPIALNDEVVDLRIKHTTTTQTADSSLYAEGNGSGTVAATDLTVRNSEIDCTPTDLSIKGKTKITSIYDIRKEDIILTDTPYNPDNNANSVCLNLSAKNNEIPTDLSTKSICINAIKPTVRGPIESTIYKDSSSCVTSDKNKVVNPADLSCRGKVDRQMSIFDCNVTHPSSECIANELNKTTRKSTFSNSLHHTNKERSVYDIHEQHLNSSGNSHFNLKVTDTATKRPFMSSADVTISLMNKHNTLSQSANKHIHLDNDEVNNINKGLYLLGNVQPIVTSHPHEATNLGFTSNSGIPLTRRNSENPMISPLPTRVAKTITNSEISLVSSSKVMHESSASTNLYSAISDSPNIIPPESAPSIPSTSYTDKQKALEKNIGYNTKCAPTIEPVKLVEIKDKVITSSLEQDPETAKKIAMLPKELVEILGNMPVDHRNQLLNVLPQYVSTSPTPNIKSQNDEFKGDSLSYSNLSQYPYSGTDSFQLQHSTVNYIKSHNIKNSTDSLMDGAQLLGRVEKNENRFKRNDPTVKQRSGDSYLIEDRIIDLTDDKVDTSQTSCLDKENKTSCVSLKPVPPKTNNEKTASLRAVRIKAPSERHKSVVTETQFKKTYQENNNTIKLSNPDKKSKDAVGPLAVQQFEISTTEEAKGLNTHSPVSLPSVKEDFNVKNKREIMNSSESNTTDLNLEDDNATKSCCTSSTMVENFKLVNDISKNPVAPDIPPSKSEIIIEDGSKQLLPTLSNTEINSFRETHTEPQVNVVCDEDDSEDDVSLAIIVKQKLRDQELQSCEIKEAEIIVKEKSDGQKVDNNKNESVTNNVSEDNINTLSDTINTESSINTEVANQETKEKHSKEKDKKMKRSRRNINANMIKVVNENLAKNKYESDVNKENAVLCDDTNVTKPDECVENTLEKLNNFDENLPNENDGSTITHDSKEKVKLKEKAELAQDANQMLISEKSNQQMDEGNSNSIENEIKMTNKQSYSSNCKLSTGETNFVSKTVEVKNSEGQNLVKRLPPNNLETPSVKKLTNLARDVSVTCSEGSLKEKQTSSDSNKTLTNNLLSVNLLSLQKDKVPTPLRRSRRGKSLFVDNIDISDDLKEQNDNGADNRGPITKKQLIFSKLLLDGDKSNDEISKIEKDSVQLQEGRNENQSNVSYSILAKSVIIDSEDRNLSFTNKSCKRKKSPMIKKKLKRKRSSEKIEYAGEDSEKSQNVEEIKVNDTHKSLKDSITLETNVDTEKILVERNILSNTVIDDQHFDKSEDKIDIIEKSPKASAVKRKSNYSSNNDNLNSSMPKKLKSTVDSEAKEPFIKNDIKDMQCKETLGKVETIKSGAKLAARRGRSKSVFVKSSVPDLYDPYDINLEDMVSETMPIPKLVSSLKHPTGKEINNCSIIEQIENNVESDTQSINIMNNLKTSKKSDTNVQIESVVETKGVMSDSDDSSKSDIPLKKYVQDKERKKLEVKVQDKNLEESIKTGPRKRNKQTLSVYSDKIDGAICRDENEERIRSEQFMESFGFFSERKPRKSNLLATKKISETFHIIANEKDDTFIQSKDKSNSKKGMQFESRKSADDEDVTTTVKEQQLARRGLSRDEALFLDCCELLNASHKDDGTGRPKPSQRCENNCFTCSGASIECLNLLEKRINETLEGKCDDGDVDSITAQDILESEEVRNLENDLITGLKEAACANTFTANSISSAYASENAVVTEELDKDVSKSSVPEIQAEDTKAKNKKVFEVKEKMYPDIIENIDMFEDKFDKIKRKCRSQAAKQTQYVETSTSHKSRKKVDKKKRKKSPKKSLHSSVPTKGALKGFDGVKVSISTSEIDMSSILPSSAGPLRKKKRGTSKRKRDRSYSDVSRCDTDNKIKEDPQSKLDVYEFMDNEDAELFEFRPSTLMERFKSIGNKDMPSTSKSQAPYNDQEVSSESGSDGDDFVYMSDDYVCSDAETENSLMSCEFGNVKGVPESKKPFTPPKRKETAEKNAVMGKIFKHNAVRTEKKVVKSKDHVKPKANLDQLFDSLLEEEPNSSILEKHSPSPGHENYDEFNLDSPLAEEKAKSRSKLDSKSTSMRCYDDQSVDDSYTESVRKGIRTPSPIPYTTLIASSKKRSSITPTRKIRSSIDENRPSTSKVHEVKKMDKEKYHKKSSHRKKSGSYNESDNNMPKRRNTYSPNYDDDSLLRVDVSIPQSDDSFHYNKRKSKEKDFNTKPMSSDKSINNSKLDYSDGIFDNTEDAGVARQRARRKCTVGKQNVLAETWSSESEPDGIPPRPNSADSVVVGLGRKKKGRKKEGQALGGRKANNRQALGKKHEVADSIRSNRNSCDNYNRVIPTTRPSAVGVASKKVRPRPPPYYWSDDEEEQEHVQQHGWIVGDSHKKLVTMLAHAKGKRNHDDKRHLVE; encoded by the exons ATGAGCACGGGTGACGATGGTGTTTCGTCTGGCATAAATGGAAGATTGAGGCCCAGGAAATCTTATATTTCTAGTCtccaaacaataaaaactacaCGGAGATTAGATACTAAGACTCAAGAAAAATCCAAACGTGTCACTACCCCTTCTAAATCTTTGCTAAATAAACCAGATGATCTCTCAAAAAAGTCTGACTGTACCTCTGTTATAGATTTTCTTTGTCCTTACTGtgataaaagttttgtttcaAAACAAGCAGCATCCAAACACGCTAGGCGCATCCACTTTTCAACTTCTAAACAAGATGCCTTTATAAATTGTCTGTACTGTAATCAAACAGAAGCTGAACCTAATGAAATTGTTCGGCATATGATTGACAGTCACCCAAATCAATACTTCGCATGTCTCGATTGTCACACTCGATTTCCATCTACCACTGAATTAGCAGAACATAAGCTAAATGTTTGTGAAAGGCAAAAACTTCCTTATAGGAGTAAACTCCGGAAAAAATCTAATAGaacgaataaaaaatctcataatATTGAGAGACAGGTCGTTATCCGAGAGGAAGACAGACATGGATATAACGGAATAGTAATTTCTTGTGAACTGAAGCCTACTCATGTGCATGATGCAGCTGATATTGAAGATAACATAACAACGAATTTAATTTTGCCACCTAGTAAAAACTTAGCTAACAAAGTTATCGACAAAAACGCTGTTATTGTATTGGATGATCTGCAGTGGAATAAACGTATCTCACATAACTTTTCATTTCACAACACTGATGCTGACCAAATACTATCTAGACTAGGAGTGGTACATAGATCTCCTAGAACTGGTGAATCTACGCGTAAGGATTGGTTTAAAGCGATAGACGATGCGTCGCAAAAGTTTGAAAGATGTTTCGATACCAGCTTTTATTCTAAAGTAGCAAGTAACGTTCAAGAAAACTTGTCAAAATTCCTTGATGGGTCTTTCAATTTCAACCCAGACCCTAATCACACGATAAAAACTCGAAAAGCTAAAAATAGTGTCCCTATTAACACTGTAGAGGGATTTCCAATTCTTTTGTCATGTGAACAATATTCCCGAAACTTATTTGATGGTTACATGCCACGAGCTATCGCCCCAAAGCACAAATGGAAGTGGGATAGTTTAGAAAATGAGAAGAATCCATTCAGCGCCGATATTATTAAACGGGATTCACATATTAATAACTGCATAGTGACCTTAGTTTCGAGTTTAGACATATGGACACAGTTATGTATGCGGCGAAAATTTGaagaaaagtttaaaattacaccAGTTGAAAAGAAAACAGAGAAACGAAATACAATTGGCAAAGAATTGAAAGAAATACTTGAGAGTAGACAGTTGCCCACATCAACGTCGCACGTTTCCCGAAGTTTTGCTTCTGACGCTCCTACTCCTGTTCGGGATGGATTAGACTTTCCATCATTCTTGGGATTAACGCCTACGGTGCCAAAATATGAAGCCCAACCAGCGGTTTTAAGCGGAGAATGGGTGCGACCACGATGCTACGTGTGCTGTGCTTGTGGAGCACAAACCCGAGATCCAAGAGCTCTTTCAACGCATATTTCCACGGAACATCCTAATGCTCAAGTACAACATTATGAAATAGCTGGTGAATTACTGTTAAACGCAGATATTctgaaacatttatatgtacCTCCAAGTCCAGTTCACAACAGGACAAGGCCATTACGTGGATATCGAGAGTgtacaaaatgtaataaatcgaTTACACTCGAAGATTTACACCAGCATATGCTGGATTGTGCTGGAGATATGCCAGCCGTACGGAGAAGGTGTCGTTATCGACAGTTTGGAGTGCGCAAACGCCGATCGCGAATTCCCGATAACAGaatacgtaaaaaaattagaaaagaaATTCAAAGACAGAATGGGAGACCAAGACCAAAGATTAGAACCGAAGTTGGAGATG CTGAAACTATAAGAAAAATGTTAGCCGATTTGCCTGCTAAAAGACAGCGAGTGATGATTAATCCGCTAAATTCTTCTTTACGTCCTCGAAGAAAAATTGTCAAACAAAGAAATCAACTTACGCTAAAAAGGCGTTCTACGGAAGAACCTAAGAACCGGAAAATTAATCCTAACACGGCTTCAAATGGCAGCGAAAGACCTGAAAATAATGatccaaataaaattaacaaagaaGAAAATCGATCTCTTAAAACTAGTATTAAACGTGTTCAGAATCAAGTTTCGCGTCGGAGcgaaatcataaataaaaaaaagttgacTAAAACTCGACGAAAAACAGTTCGAGTCACACAAATAACTGAAAACATAGAACATGAGACAGATGTTCCACCAAACGAAACCCAGAGTATTGAATCAAGTTCAAATAAAGTCCAAATTGAACAGCTGTCTATACAGAATATGCCAAATAAAGTTGATGTTAACACCGGGCCTTATAATACGAGAGAACAAGCAAATAGATCTAATAATAACGGATCTAATAACCGTGACAATCAGAATCCTGAACGGAATGATCATAATGGCAATTCTCGTGATCAAGGTGCGCCGCCTCAAAATATACCATTAAAACATTCCATTGCACGTTTGACTGCTGATTACGATACCCAAGATAAGGCTGTGCAGTTTcatcatttgtttttagtaCAACAAGAATGTAATAATGTGACGCAACATGTACCTTCCGGTCAACCtgtattgtttgaaaataGCACTGTTGCTACTAAACTTGATAAACCGCCTTTAAACATCAATCAAAAAGACGAACCTCTGGATAATCAAAATGCACAAAAAGGAAAATCCAGTAAACCCAGAAAGGGCCTTAATGATTGTATTGCGATGTTAAAAAACAAGTTAGTCGAACCTAACGATCGAATAATTTCAACAGCACCTAACGTGTCAATTCAATGCAGAATTGACGAACCAATGAAACCTCCTCAACAGGTTCATAAGACAACAGTTAACTCCAATCGAATTGACATTACAATACAGTGCCCTGATACAGAGAGTTCAGGCACAGATACGATTATTACACCACGTCGTAGGCAatcaattaatgaaaaatctattgaagAACAAATAGCTAATTTACCAACAATCGGcgaatacataaaacaaaaccccgatttactaataaaacataagGTTTATGAAAGTTTAAACTGTGATGTTCAAAGCATTGAATCTAGAAGCCAAATTACTTCCACGAAGGTATTTACAAGTCCCAATACTCGGCAATCGAAACCACCAAAAGATATTCAGACCGCACCCATAAATACGCCAAAATCTACAAAACAAGGTCAAGTGCGTGATAATATTGTAGGAAATGTCATGAAAACCAAACAACCTATAAAAGATGGAGTTGAACCTTACACGTGTAGTCTAGAAGGCCGCAGTAATGAGTCTTCACGGTCGCAGACAGCTCCAATGCCTCAAAGTAAACACTCAATTGATTCATCATTGAAAGCGAAAACTCCTGTAGTTTTGGCGAATGTTAATTCCGACAATAACAAAGAGAAAAAGGTGCACTacgataaacaaaatataagtaacACTGTAGCCGGACTACATAAAAGCCAAGATGTAAACCAAAAAACAGATGTTACTAATTTACCAAGTGAAAAAACAAAGTCTAAAAAAGACAGTACTGGGGTGATACCTCCAGCACATAGCAATACTGGCGTAGAATCTGTTTTGACTGCGCCTTTAGATTTGTCTGGAAAACAATATGCCAATGATGTTACAGCTCATTGCtctaaacaaaacataacttATGACACGAGAGCCTGTGAAAATTACGAAACATtagatttatcaaataaacaagttttgCACAAAGAAAACATAGTAGCAGCACCAATTGCGCTAAATGACGAAGTAGTTGATCTGCGTATTAAACACACAACCACTACTCAAACTGCAGATTCATCGCTTTATGCTGAAGGTAATGGAAGTGGTACTGTTGCTGCTACTGATTTAACAGTCAGAAATAGTGAAATTGATTGTACTCCGACAGATTTGTCAATTAAAGGAAAAACAAAGATAACttctatttatgatattagaaaGGAGGATATTATCCTTACTGATACACCTTATAACCCCGATAATAATGCAAatagtgtttgtttgaatttatcaGCAAAGAATAACGAAATACCAACTGATTTGTCTACTAAGAGTATTTGTATTAATGCAATCAAACCTACTGTTCGCGGTCCAATAGAAAGTACAATTTACAAAGACTCTAGTTCCTGTGTTACAAGCGATAAAAATAAGGTTGTAAACCCTGCAGATCTATCTTGCCGTGGCAAAGTAGACAGACAAATGAGCATTTTTGATTGTAACGTAACGCATCCATCATCAGAATGCATTGCAAATGAGTTAAATAAGACTACAAGAAAATCAACTTTTTCAAATTCACTTCACCATACTAATAAAGAGAGATCAGTATATGACATTCACGAACAACACTTGAATTCTTCTGGAAATTCTCATTTTAACCTAAAAGTCACCGATACCGCTACAAAACGCCCTTTCATGTCCTCCGCTGATGTAACTATCtcattaatgaataaacataatactttaTCTCAAAGtgcaaataaacatatacactTGGATAATGATGaagttaacaatattaataaaggaCTATACTTATTGGGAAATGTACAGCCCATTGTAACCAGTCATCCCCATGAGGCAACAAATCTTGGATTTACAAGTAATTCAGGTATTCCGTTAACGCGTCGTAATAGTGAGAATCCAATGATATCGCCATTACCAACTCGTGTCGCTAAGACAATAACAAATTCAGAAATAAGTTTGGTGTCGTCCTCTAAAGTAATGCATGAGTCAAGTGCCTcaactaatttatattctgCTATATCTGATTCTCCAAATATAATACCACCGGAGTCTGCACCTTCGATTCCGTCTACATCATATACGGACAAACAAAAAGCATTAGAGAAAAATATTGGATATAATACCAAATGTGCTCCCACAATAGAACCTGTTAAACTTGTTGAGATAAAAGATAAAGTTATAACATCCAGCTTAGAGCAAGATCCAGAAACGGCTAAAAAAATTGCTATGCTACCAAAAGAACTTGTTGAAATTTTGGGAAACATGCCTGTAGATCAtagaaatcaattattaaatgtctTACCCCAGTATGTATCAACTTCGCCTACACCAAACATTAAATCTCAAAATGATGAGTTTAAAGGAGATTCATTGAGTTACTCAAATCTTTCTCAATATCCCTATTCAGGAACAGATTCATTTCAGTTACAGCATTCaactgttaattatattaaatcccataatatcaaaaattctaCTGACAGTCTTATGGATGGTGCACAATTGCTTGGTCGAGTTGAAAAGAACGAGAATAGGTTTAAACGAAATGACCCAACAGTAAAGCAGCGATCAGGTGACAGTTATCTCATAGAAGATAGAATTATTGATCTTACAGATGATAAAGTCGATACGTCACAAACTTCATGTctagataaagaaaataaaacatcatgcGTTTCTTTAAAACCTGTTCCACCGAAAACAAATAACGAAAAGACTGCAAGCCTTCGAGCAGTGCGCATTAAGGCACCTTCTGAAAGGCACAAATCTGTGGTTACTGAGACGCAATTTAAGAAAACATATCAAGAGAATAACAACACTATTAAACTAAGTAATCCTGATAAGAAAAGCAAAGATGCTGTAGGTCCTTTAGCTGTTcaacaatttgaaattagcACTACAGAAGAAGCAAAAGGATTAAATACACATTCTCCTGTTTCATTACCTAGCGTTAAAGAAgattttaatgtgaaaaataaaagagagATAATGAATTCTTCAGAATCTAATACAACCGACTTAAATTTAGAAGATGATAATGCCACGAAATCGTGTTGCACATCATCTACTAtggttgaaaattttaaattagtaaatgATATATCTAAGAATCCTGTAGCTCCAGATATTCCTCCTTCCAaatctgaaattattatagaagATGGCAGCAAACAACTACTACCCACATTAAgtaatactgaaataaattcatttcgtGAGACACATACGGAACCTCAAGTGAATGTTGTGTGTGATGAAGATGATTCTGAAGACGATGTGTCATTAGCAATTATAGTTAAGCAAAAGCTAAGAGATCAAGAATTACAAAGTTGTGAAATTAAGGAGGCTGAGATAATAGTAAAGGAAAAATCGGATGGTCAAAaagttgataataataaaaacgaatcaGTTACCAATAATGTGTCTGAGGACAACATTAATACACTCTCAGATACTATTAATACTGAATCTTCTATTAATACTGAAGTTGCTAATCaggaaacaaaagaaaaacattccaaagaaaaggataaaaaaatgaagCGGTCGCGTCGAAATATTAACGCTAATATGATAAAGGTCGTAAATGAGAATTtggctaaaaataaatacgagtCAGATGTTAACAAAGAAAATGCAGTATTGTGTGATGACACAAATGTAACAAAACCGGATGAATGTGTAGAAAACACTCTAGAAAagttaaacaattttgatgaaaatctaCCCAATGAAAATGATGGTAGTACAATTACCCACGATAGTAAAGagaaagttaaattaaaagagaAAGCTGAGTTGGCTCAAGACGCAAACCAAATGTTGATTTCTGAGAAAAGTAATCAGCAAATGGATGAAGGAAATTCGAACtctattgaaaatgaaataaaaatgacaaataaacaatcttattcttcaaattgtaaattaagtaCTGGAGAAACTAATTTTGTGTCTAAAACAGTTGAAGTTAAAAATAGTGAAGGTCAAAATTTAGTGAAGAGGTTACCtccaaataatttagaaacacCATCTGTAAAAAAGCTAACGAATCTAGCCAGAGATGTATCAGTTACATGTTCTGAGGGGTcactaaaagaaaaacaaacgaGCAGTGATTCTAATAAAACTCTAACCAATAACTTGCTTAGTGTAAACCTCTTAAGTTTGCAAAAAGACAAGGTGCCTACTCCACTAAGAAGAAGTAGGCGTGGCAAGTCCCTATTCGTTGATAATATTGACATATCTGATGATTTGAAAGAACAGAACGATAATGGAGCAGATAACAGAGGTCCTATTACGAAAAAACAGCTTATATTTTCGAAACTTCTTTTGGACGGAGATAAATCAAACGATGAAATTAGCAAGATTGAAAAGGATTCTGTTCAGCTTCAGGAAGGTCGTAATGAGAATCAATCCAATGTTTCATATTCCATTTTGGCTAAATCCGTTATAATAGATAGCGAAGATAGAAACCTAAGTTTTACGAATAAATCTTGCAAACGTAAGAAGTCACCaatgataaagaaaaaattgaagAGAAAAAGATCTTCCgaaaaaattgaatatgcTGGAGAAGATTCAGAAAAATCTCAAAATGTCGAAGAAATCAAAGTTAATGACACGCACAAATCCTTAAAAGATTCTATTACACTTGAAACAAATGTTGatactgaaaaaatattggtggaaagaaatattttgtctAATACTGTTATTGACGACCAACATTTTGACAAGTCTGAGGACAAAATTGACATCATTGAAAAAAGTCCCAAGGCTTCAGCTGTTAAACGAAAATCTAATTATTCAAGCaacaatgataatttaaatagttctatgccaaagaaattaaaatcaactGTCGATAGTGAGGCAAAGGAACCGTTCATTAAGAACGATATTAAAGACATGCAATGTAAAGAAACATTAGGTAAAGTAGAGACCATTAAAAGTGGCGCTAAACTTGCCGCACGAAGAGGTCGATCGAAATCGGTGTTTGTTAAGTCATCGGTGCCTGACTTATACGATCCTTACGACATAAACTTAGAAGACATGGTGTCCGAGACTATGCCTATCCCAAAACTGGTATCTTCACTTAAACATCCCACTGGTAAAGAAATTAACAACTGCAGTATCATTGAACAAATTGAGAATAACGTTGAGAGTGATACGCAAtcgattaatattatgaataatttaaaaacaagtaaaaaatCTGATACTAACGTCCAGATTGAATCAGTGGTTGAGACTAAAGGAGTAATGAGTGATTCAGATGATTCCTCTAAAAGCGATatacctttaaaaaaatatgtccaAGATAAAGAACGTAAGAAATTGGAAGTAAAAGTTCAAGATAAAAACCTTGAAGAATCCATAAAGACAGGGCCACGAAAAAGAAACAAGCAAACTTTGTCAGTTTATTCTGACAAAATTGATGGTGCCATTTGTCGGGACGAAAATGAAGAAAGAATTAGGTCTGAACAATTTATGGAAAGTTTTGGCTTTTTTTCAGAAAGGAAACCTCGCAAGTCTAATTTGCTAGcgactaaaaaaatatctgaaaCCTTTCACATAATTGCTAATGAAAAAGATGACACATTCATCCAATCAAAGGATAAGTCTAACAGCAAGAAGGGCATGCAGTTCGAGAGCAGAAAATCAGCAGACGATGAAG ATGTAACAACCACAGTCAAGGAGCAACAACTTGCACGGCGGGGACTAAGTAGGGACGAAGCGCTGTTCCTAGATTGTTGTGAGCTATTAAACGCAAGTCATAAAGATGACGGTACAGGTAGGCCCAAGCCATCTCAGCgatgtgaaaataattgttttacatGTTCAGGCGCTTCTAttgaatgtttgaatttattagaaaaacgTATAAACGAAACTCTTGAGGGAAAATGTGATGATGGTGATGTAGATTCTATTACAGCGCAAGATATACTGGAAAGCGAGGAGGTGCGGAATTTGGAGAATGATCTAATTACTGGCTTAAAAGAGGCCGCTTGTGCAAACACCTTTACAGCAAACAGTATTAGTAGCGCCTACGCATCAGAAAATGCGGTTGTCACAGAAGAACTTGATAAAGACGTTTCAAAAAGTTCTGTACCTGAAATTCAAGCTGAAGACACCaaagcgaaaaataaaaaagtattcgaagtaaaagaaaaaatgtaccCAGATATCATTGAGAATATTGATATGTTTGAAGACAAATTtgacaaaattaaaagaaaatgtagaTCTCAGGCAGCTAAACAAACCCAATATGTAGAAACAAGTACAAG CCACAAAAGCCGGAAAAAAGTTGacaaaaagaaaaggaaaaagaGTCCCAAGAAAAGCCTTCACAGTTCAGTTCCAACGAAGGGCGCATTGAAAGGATTTGATGGCGTTAAGGTTTCAATTTCGACGTCAGAAATTGATATGTCGTCTATCCTGCCATCATCAGCAGGTCCTCTTAGGAAAAAAAAGAGAGGTACTTCAAAAAGGAAACGAGATCGATCCTATTCTGATGTCAGTAGGTGTGACACTGATAACAAGATTAAAGAGGATCCGCAGAGTAAATTAGATGTCTATGAGTTCATGGATAATGAAGATGCTGAACTATTTGAATTTAGGCCGTCAACACTAATGGAGCGTTTTAAAAGTATCGGTAATAAAGATATGCCTAGCACTTCCAAATCTCAAGCACCTTACAATGATCAAGAAGTTTCTAGTGAAAGTGGCTCTGACGGGGACGATTTTGTGTACATGTCTGATGATTATGTTTGCAGTGATGCTGAAACTGAAAACAGCTTAATGTCATGCGAATTTGGAAATGTGAAAGGTGTACCAGAAAGTAAAAAACCATTTACACCTCctaaaagaaaagaaacgGCCGAAAAAAATGCCGTTATGGGTAAAATTTTTAAGCACAACGCTGTTCGCACAGAGAAAAAAGTTGTTAAAAGTAAAGATCATGTAAAACCAAAGGCAAACTTAGATCAACTATTTGATAGTTTATTGGAAGAAGAACCAAATTCGTCAATACTTGAAAAACATTCACCTTCCCCTGGCCACGAAAATTATGACGAGTTCAATTTAGACTCTCCCTTGGCAGAGGAAAAAGCTAAATCTCGTTCAAAACTCGACTCTAAATCAACTTCAATGAGATGTTATGACGACCAGTCTGTAGACGATTCATATACCGAGTCGGTTAGAAAAGGAATAAGAACTCCATCACCGATACCCTACACTACCCTCATTGCATCTTCGAAAAAACGATCTTCTATAACACCAACGAGGAAAATTAGGTCATCAATAGATGAAAATAGGCCGTCAACATCAAAGGTGCATGAAGTGAAAAAGATGGATAAGGAAAAATATCATAAGAAATCATCACATAGAAAGAAGAGTGGTTCATACAATGAATCTGACAATAATATGCCGAAACGACGGAACACATATTCTCcaaattatgatgatgattcaCTTTTGAGAGTTGATGTTTCTATACCACAATCTGATGATAGTTTCCATTATAATAAACGGAAATCAAAAGAAAAGGATTTTAATACTAAACCTATGAGTTCTGATAAGAGCATTAACAATAGCAAGTTGGATTATAGCGATGGCATTTTTGATAATACTGAAGACGCTGGAGTTGCTAGGCAGCGAGCGCGTCGAAAATGCACGGTGGGAAAGCAAAACGTTCTAGCTGAGACATGGAGTTCCGAATCTGAACCAGATGGAATTCCGCCGCGACCTAACAGCGCTGACTCCGTCGTTGTTGGTTTGGGTCGAAAAAAGAAAGGCAGGAAGAAAGAAGGGCAAGCCCTTGGCGGTCGAAAAGCGAATAATCGGCAAGCTCTGGGGAAAAAGCATGAAGTCGCTGACAGTATCCGCAGTAATCGCAACTCGTGTGACAATTACAATAGAGTCATCCCTACAACGAGGCCGAGCGCAGTAGGCGTGGCCAGTAAGAAGGTGCGACCGCGCCCGCCGCCCTATTATTGGTCAGACGACGAGGAGGAACAGGAGCATGTCCAACAACACGGCTGGATCGTTGGCGATAGCCATAAGAAATTAGTTACGATGTTAGCACACGCGAAAGGTAAACGAAACCATGACGATAAACGTCATTtggttgaataa